In Methanosarcina siciliae T4/M, one genomic interval encodes:
- the htpX gene encoding zinc metalloprotease HtpX yields MKNMFRTTVLLASLTGLLVLIGDYFGGTGGMIIAFLFAVIMNFGSYWYSDKIVLKMYRAREVTPAESPNLHKIVDGLALKANIPKPKVYVVDSGMPNAFATGRNPQHAAVAVTTGILNLLSFEEIEGVLAHELAHVKNRDTLISAVAATIAGVITMLATWARWAAIFGGFGGRDDDNGGIIGFIVMAVLAPLAATLIQLAISRSREFAADEEGARISKKPWALADALEKLEYGNSHFKPGIRDVQAKETSAHMFIVNPLKGGTLQSLFRTHPVTDERVKRLRAMRF; encoded by the coding sequence ATGAAAAATATGTTTAGAACCACAGTTCTGCTTGCTTCCCTGACAGGGCTCCTGGTACTTATAGGAGATTACTTCGGCGGAACGGGCGGGATGATTATTGCTTTTCTTTTTGCAGTAATCATGAACTTTGGAAGTTACTGGTACAGCGACAAGATTGTACTGAAAATGTACAGGGCAAGAGAAGTAACCCCTGCAGAGTCCCCGAACCTTCACAAGATTGTTGACGGGCTGGCTCTCAAAGCAAATATTCCAAAGCCCAAAGTGTATGTTGTTGATTCCGGGATGCCAAACGCATTTGCAACCGGCAGGAACCCGCAGCATGCGGCTGTAGCTGTTACGACCGGGATTCTCAACCTGCTCTCCTTTGAGGAGATCGAAGGTGTGCTGGCACACGAGCTTGCACACGTAAAGAACAGGGATACCCTGATCAGTGCGGTGGCTGCAACCATTGCAGGTGTAATTACCATGCTGGCTACCTGGGCTCGCTGGGCTGCAATCTTCGGCGGCTTTGGCGGCAGGGACGACGACAACGGAGGCATCATCGGGTTTATCGTAATGGCGGTGCTTGCTCCGCTTGCTGCAACCCTGATCCAGCTTGCAATCTCAAGGTCAAGGGAATTTGCAGCTGACGAAGAAGGAGCAAGAATCTCTAAAAAACCCTGGGCTCTTGCCGATGCCCTTGAAAAGCTCGAGTACGGAAACTCCCACTTCAAGCCAGGCATCAGGGATGTCCAGGCAAAAGAGACCAGCGCACACATGTTCATCGTAAACCCGCTCAAAGGTGGAACGCTCCAGTCTCTTTTCAGGACTCACCCGGTAACTGATGAGAGGGTAAAACGCCTGAGGGCAATGAGATTCTAA
- a CDS encoding dihydrofolate reductase family protein has product MKENNPVIKLYIACSLDGFIARENGNIDWLTEYENSSETDYGYSEFYSSIGTVLMGRKTYEQVLGFGVWPYGEKKTYVFTRQNEPLRRERNIEFVSGDVGKFVRRLKENTDEDIWLVGGSQLIRAFLEEDLVQDLIIFVVPVILGGGIPLFNRIGKEVRLRMIDTKRYENGLVRLEYKIEG; this is encoded by the coding sequence ATGAAAGAAAATAATCCCGTAATAAAACTCTACATCGCCTGCAGCCTTGATGGCTTTATAGCCCGGGAAAACGGCAATATCGATTGGTTAACTGAATACGAAAACAGTTCCGAAACCGACTACGGATATTCCGAATTCTACTCCTCGATCGGCACAGTCCTTATGGGCAGGAAAACCTATGAACAGGTACTGGGCTTCGGAGTATGGCCTTACGGAGAGAAGAAAACGTATGTTTTTACAAGACAAAACGAACCCCTGCGCCGCGAAAGAAATATAGAATTTGTTTCCGGGGACGTAGGGAAATTTGTGCGCCGGCTGAAAGAAAATACTGATGAAGATATCTGGCTCGTGGGCGGTTCGCAGCTTATCAGGGCATTTCTCGAAGAAGACCTTGTGCAGGATTTGATTATTTTCGTTGTTCCGGTAATTCTTGGGGGTGGGATTCCGCTGTTTAACCGGATTGGGAAGGAAGTCAGGCTCAGGATGATTGATACGAAGAGGTATGAGAATGGGCTGGTGAGGTTGGAATATAAAATTGAAGGATGA
- a CDS encoding thymidylate synthase, protein MEDKFEIGRIIRAKNISDAWYRGLNIIWNHGQVITDERGSQIREFMDLMVVIENPYKDRIPEDTAWNEERLEEYAKQLISGENAQDFEYTYGQRLRNWNEEVDQIEYVIEKLKESPTSRRATAVTWIPPVDTKVNEVPCMILDDFKIRDGKVHLTTLFRSHDFGGAYPANLYGISKLLEYVAGRVGVEPGMITTVSISAHVYDHDWDMVENIVKGIN, encoded by the coding sequence ATGGAAGACAAGTTTGAGATTGGCAGGATCATCAGGGCAAAGAATATCTCTGATGCATGGTACCGCGGGCTTAACATCATCTGGAACCACGGGCAGGTAATTACCGACGAAAGGGGGAGCCAGATAAGGGAATTCATGGACCTGATGGTAGTAATTGAAAACCCCTATAAGGACAGAATTCCCGAAGATACCGCCTGGAACGAAGAAAGGCTCGAAGAGTATGCAAAACAGCTGATTTCGGGCGAAAATGCACAGGATTTTGAGTACACATACGGGCAGCGCCTCAGGAACTGGAATGAAGAAGTGGACCAGATCGAATACGTAATCGAGAAACTGAAGGAAAGCCCCACTTCCCGGCGGGCTACGGCTGTCACCTGGATCCCGCCTGTGGACACGAAAGTCAATGAAGTCCCCTGCATGATCCTGGACGATTTCAAAATCCGGGACGGGAAAGTCCACCTCACAACCCTCTTCAGGAGCCACGACTTCGGAGGAGCCTACCCTGCAAACCTTTACGGGATCTCAAAACTTCTTGAATATGTTGCCGGAAGAGTAGGGGTTGAACCGGGAATGATCACCACAGTCAGTATTTCAGCCCACGTCTATGACCACGACTGGGACATGGTAGAAAATATCGTGAAAGGCATAAACTGA
- a CDS encoding restriction endonuclease — MVIPDYQSLMLPLLKYAENGKEHRIRDAIEQLAEEFRLSEEERKELLPSGQQVIFKNRVGWANTYLKKAGLLNSGKKGYFSITRRGLDVLKEKPPSIDVNFLKRYKEFNEFYNKDKTILIDKPDVPEIEGKKALDPEESLEIAYQKLHNELVSEILSTTKKCSPTFFESLVVDVLTKMGYGGSRADAGKAVGKSHDGGIDGIIKEDRLGLDVIYIQAKRWEGTVTRPEIQKFAGALIGKKAKKGVFITTSNFSKEAIEYADFTGNIVLIDGEVLARLMIEYDVGVSKVKSYEVKKMDTDYFEDGVI; from the coding sequence ATGGTAATTCCAGATTATCAGTCCTTAATGCTCCCTCTGTTAAAGTATGCAGAAAACGGCAAAGAACATCGAATACGTGATGCGATTGAACAGTTAGCCGAAGAATTCAGGCTGAGTGAAGAAGAAAGAAAAGAGCTACTGCCAAGCGGCCAGCAAGTTATTTTTAAAAACAGAGTCGGATGGGCTAATACTTATCTGAAAAAGGCCGGACTTCTGAACTCCGGAAAAAAGGGATATTTTTCCATTACACGGAGAGGGTTGGATGTTCTTAAAGAAAAACCTCCTTCCATTGATGTTAATTTTTTAAAGCGGTATAAAGAATTTAATGAGTTTTACAATAAAGACAAAACGATTTTAATTGATAAGCCAGATGTTCCTGAAATAGAAGGAAAAAAAGCTCTCGATCCCGAAGAGTCCCTCGAAATTGCTTACCAGAAACTTCACAACGAACTTGTTTCCGAAATTCTCTCTACCACTAAAAAATGCTCTCCTACTTTCTTTGAATCACTGGTTGTCGATGTCCTGACAAAAATGGGTTATGGAGGTTCAAGAGCCGATGCCGGGAAAGCTGTTGGCAAAAGTCACGACGGTGGTATTGATGGCATTATAAAAGAAGATAGGCTTGGGCTTGATGTTATTTATATACAGGCTAAGCGCTGGGAAGGTACAGTCACAAGACCTGAAATTCAGAAATTCGCCGGAGCCCTGATAGGAAAGAAGGCAAAGAAAGGAGTCTTCATAACGACCTCGAATTTTTCAAAAGAAGCTATTGAATATGCAGACTTTACAGGGAACATTGTCCTTATCGACGGGGAGGTGCTTGCAAGGCTAATGATTGAATATGATGTTGGGGTTTCGAAGGTCAAATCATATGAAGTGAAGAAGATGGACACCGATTATTTTGAAGACGGAGTAATCTGA